Proteins encoded together in one Macadamia integrifolia cultivar HAES 741 chromosome 8, SCU_Mint_v3, whole genome shotgun sequence window:
- the LOC122087519 gene encoding nascent polypeptide-associated complex subunit alpha-like protein 1 — MTAQTQEELLAAHLEQQKIDPDEPVVEDEDDEDDDDDEDDDKDDDDAEGQEDGDASGRSKQSRSEKKSRKAMLKLGMKPIPGVSRVTVKKSKNILFVISKPDVFKSPTSDTYVIFGEAKIEDLSSQLQTQAAEQFKAPDLSHVISKPESSAMAQEDEEVDETGVEPKDIELVMTQAGVSRSKAVKALKACEGDIVSAIMELTN; from the exons ATGACTGCGCAGACACAAGAGGAGCTTCTCGCCGCTCACCTCGAGCAGCAAAAGATCGAT CCTGATGAGCCCGtggttgaagatgaagatgatgaagatgacgacgatgatgaagatgatgacaaggatgatgatgatgctgagG GACAAGAAGATGGGGATGCAAGTGGTAGGTCAAAGCAGAGTAGAAGTGAGAAGAAGAGTCGCAAGGCAATGTTGAAGCTTGGAATGAAACCCATCCCCGGTGTTAGTCGTGTAACTGTCAAGAAGAGCAAGAAT ATATTATTTGTCATATCAAAACCAGATGTTTTCAAGAGCCCAACATCAGATACCTATGTAATATTTGGCGAGGCAAAGATAGAGGACTTGAGCTCACAACTTCAAACTCAAGCTGCAGAGCAATTCAAGGCACCTGATCTCAGTCACGTTATCTCCAAGCCAGAGTCTTCAGCCATGGCTCAGGAGGATGAAGAGGTGGATGAGACAGGAGTGGAGCCCAAGGACATTGAGTTGGTGATGACACAAGCAGGAGTTTCTAGGTCGAAAGCTGTGAAGGCTCTCAAGGCTTGTGAGGGTGACATTGTTTCTGCCATCATGGAGTTAACGAACTGA
- the LOC122086418 gene encoding uncharacterized protein LOC122086418 isoform X1: MGLDGCHLKGRYGGVLLSAIAVDGNNGIYPIAFSIVEVENKDSWTFFLHCLDAALRLDDCDIGLTFGSDKQKGLADAISGIFPGAHHRNCCRNLYSKFKASFPGLLLKTQFWVACKASKEFIFNKTMEIKGLNKAAYDWLLNSNHPSMWSRHAFDKRAKSDHVTNNMTESFNNWIRELRSKPILTLVDELRCKLMRRLDKRYKKAATMEGRVTPNIRKKLDMIIDESGFCNAIPLGTEEFEVIDGRSRMVVHLMNKTCCCKEWDGTGIPCRHAASAIKFIRGDVESYCDPFYIVEKYRLSHREMIHPIPDLKNVDYLSDANEVWQHPPLKRLPGRPKKNRKREPGEDAPRDLRKKSYMVQCEIYKRKWHNKRTCERDVDQQEKQQSRPRGGLKRKNSDVDLGGDSSLEMVTRSQATTTGSQSSVKERQRERMTKKATLMAAKRASKKGDSGRKN; the protein is encoded by the exons ATGGGTCTAGATGGATGTCATCTAAAGGGTAGATATGGTGGTGTACTGTTGTCTGCAATTGCAGTTGATGGGAACAATGGCATATATCCGATTGCCTTTAGTATTGTTGAAGTAGAGAACAAGGATAGTTGGACTTTTTTTTTACATTGTTTGGATGCTGCCTTGAGGCTGGATGACTGTGACATAGGGCTTACCTTCGGGTCTGACAAACAGAAG GGTCTTGCAGATGCTATATCCGGAATATTTCCAGGTGCACATCACAGAAACTGTTGCAGAAATTTGTACAGTAAATTTAAGGCATCCTTCCCAGGCTTGTTATTGAAGACCCAATTTTGGGTTGCATGTAAAGCATCCAAGGAGTTCATCTTCAACAAGACAATGGAAATTAAGGGGTTGAACAAGGCAGCTTACGATTGGTTGCTGAATAGCAATCATCCCTCAATGTGGTCTAGGCATGCATTTGATAAACGCGCGAAGAGTGATCATGTCACAAACAATATGACAGAGTCTTTCAACAACTGGATCAGAGAGCTGAGAAGTAAGCCTATCTTGACATTAGTTGATGAACTTAGATGTAAGTTAATGAGAAGGCTAGATAAAAGATACAAGAAAGCAGCAACTATGGAGGGCAGGGTAACTCCAAATATAAGGAAGAAATTGGACATGATCATAGATGAATCAGGATTTTGTAATGCAATTCCATTAGGGACAGAAGAGTTTGAGGTCATAGATGGGAGGTCCAGAATGGTTGTGCATCTAATGAACAAGACATGTTGTTGCAAGGAATGGGATGGAACAGGAATCCCTTGTAGACATGCTGCATCAGCCATCAAGTTCATAAGAGGTGATGTTGAATCCTATTGTGACCCATTTTACATTGTAGAAAAATATCGATTGTCACATAGAGAGATGATTCATCCTATTCCAGATTTGAAAAATGTGGACTACTTGAGTGATGCCAATGAAGTATGGCAGCATCCACCATTGAAGAGATTACCAGGTAGAcctaaaaaaaataggaaaagagaACCTGGTGAGGATGCACCTAGAGATCTTAGAAAGAAAAGTTATATGGTTCAGTGTGAGATATACAAAAGAAAATGGCATAATAAGAGGACTTGCGAGAGAGATGTAGATCAACAGGAGAAGCAACAATCTAGACCAAGAGGTGGTTTGAAG AGGAAGAATTCTGATGTTGACCTAGGTGGAGATTCCAGTTTGGAGATGGTAACTAGATCACAAGCTACAACAACAGGAAGTCAATCTAGTGTTAAAGAAAGACAAAGGGAGAGAATGACTAAGAAAGCAACATTGATGGCAGCAAAGAGAGCTAGTAAGAAAGGAGATAGTGGAAGAAAAAATTAG
- the LOC122086418 gene encoding uncharacterized protein LOC122086418 isoform X2 codes for MGLDGCHLKGRYGGVLLSAIAVDGNNGIYPIAFSIVEVENKDSWTFFLHCLDAALRLDDCDIGLTFGSDKQKGLADAISGIFPGAHHRNCCRNLYSKFKASFPGLLLKTQFWVACKASKEFIFNKTMEIKGLNKAAYDWLLNSNHPSMWSRHAFDKRAKSDHVTNNMTESFNNWIRELRSKPILTLVDELRCKLMRRLDKRYKKAATMEGRVTPNIRKKLDMIIDESGFCNAIPLGTEEFEVIDGRSRMVVHLMNKTCCCKEWDGTGIPCRHAASAIKFIRDLKNVDYLSDANEVWQHPPLKRLPGRPKKNRKREPGEDAPRDLRKKSYMVQCEIYKRKWHNKRTCERDVDQQEKQQSRPRGGLKRKNSDVDLGGDSSLEMVTRSQATTTGSQSSVKERQRERMTKKATLMAAKRASKKGDSGRKN; via the exons ATGGGTCTAGATGGATGTCATCTAAAGGGTAGATATGGTGGTGTACTGTTGTCTGCAATTGCAGTTGATGGGAACAATGGCATATATCCGATTGCCTTTAGTATTGTTGAAGTAGAGAACAAGGATAGTTGGACTTTTTTTTTACATTGTTTGGATGCTGCCTTGAGGCTGGATGACTGTGACATAGGGCTTACCTTCGGGTCTGACAAACAGAAG GGTCTTGCAGATGCTATATCCGGAATATTTCCAGGTGCACATCACAGAAACTGTTGCAGAAATTTGTACAGTAAATTTAAGGCATCCTTCCCAGGCTTGTTATTGAAGACCCAATTTTGGGTTGCATGTAAAGCATCCAAGGAGTTCATCTTCAACAAGACAATGGAAATTAAGGGGTTGAACAAGGCAGCTTACGATTGGTTGCTGAATAGCAATCATCCCTCAATGTGGTCTAGGCATGCATTTGATAAACGCGCGAAGAGTGATCATGTCACAAACAATATGACAGAGTCTTTCAACAACTGGATCAGAGAGCTGAGAAGTAAGCCTATCTTGACATTAGTTGATGAACTTAGATGTAAGTTAATGAGAAGGCTAGATAAAAGATACAAGAAAGCAGCAACTATGGAGGGCAGGGTAACTCCAAATATAAGGAAGAAATTGGACATGATCATAGATGAATCAGGATTTTGTAATGCAATTCCATTAGGGACAGAAGAGTTTGAGGTCATAGATGGGAGGTCCAGAATGGTTGTGCATCTAATGAACAAGACATGTTGTTGCAAGGAATGGGATGGAACAGGAATCCCTTGTAGACATGCTGCATCAGCCATCAAGTTCATAAGAG ATTTGAAAAATGTGGACTACTTGAGTGATGCCAATGAAGTATGGCAGCATCCACCATTGAAGAGATTACCAGGTAGAcctaaaaaaaataggaaaagagaACCTGGTGAGGATGCACCTAGAGATCTTAGAAAGAAAAGTTATATGGTTCAGTGTGAGATATACAAAAGAAAATGGCATAATAAGAGGACTTGCGAGAGAGATGTAGATCAACAGGAGAAGCAACAATCTAGACCAAGAGGTGGTTTGAAG AGGAAGAATTCTGATGTTGACCTAGGTGGAGATTCCAGTTTGGAGATGGTAACTAGATCACAAGCTACAACAACAGGAAGTCAATCTAGTGTTAAAGAAAGACAAAGGGAGAGAATGACTAAGAAAGCAACATTGATGGCAGCAAAGAGAGCTAGTAAGAAAGGAGATAGTGGAAGAAAAAATTAG